One genomic segment of Macaca fascicularis isolate 582-1 chromosome 19, T2T-MFA8v1.1 includes these proteins:
- the ZNF837 gene encoding zinc finger protein 837 produces MEALAQKAGQGGISTADARGASGAWEKRPEEPRPLEQDRAGSRPTQKGDLRGGMADGRTTPPGGGSQGCNLRVSPGSGIRPLVREPRSPTSSQDPELVTREGLQAGEDPCGSPACGRDCSRNSCLARHRGVPAGETPPVCDPCPERLQNCPRTQLCEVHTDCWPCQLGTGAPTCPRTPKPTSRGRSPSVEQPQACACGEAFAWRALRIPQERLQAMEEPRPCARCGKRFRPNQQQQTGKGPPVCPECGQTSRPCPGVPNPPAQRLYACDECGKAFTRTSSLLQHQRIHTGERPYECAECGKAFVRCSGLYRHQKTHSAERHRRGPVLARRAFRLGCPPCGDCSERSPRRGSGAGEKPYECADCAKAFGLFSHLVEHRRVHTGEKPYACPECGKAFNQRSNLSRHQRTHSSAKPYACPLCEKAFKGRSGLVQHQRAHTGERPYGCPECGKTFRGCSELRQHERLHSGEKPYICRDCGKAFVRNCSLVRHLRTHTGERPYACGECGRAFSQRSNLNEHQKRHAGRAAP; encoded by the coding sequence ATGGAGGCTCTGGCCCAGAAGGCTGGGCAGGGAGGAATCTCCACGGCCGATGCCCGGGGTGCCTCTGGGGCCTGGGAGAAGAGGCCCGAGGAGCCGAGGCCCCTCGAACAGGACCGAGCTGGGAGCCGCCCCACTCAAAAGGGGGACCTGCGTGGAGGGATGGCGGACGGTAGGACGACTCCCCCAGGTGGGGGCTCCCAGGGCTGCAACCTCAGGGTGAGCCCGGGCTCGGGGATCAGACCCCTCGTGCGGGAGCCGCGCAGCCCCACCTCTTCTCAGGACCCTGAGCTAGTTACCCGCGAGGGGCTGCAGGCCGGGGAGGACCCCTGTGGGAGCCCGGCGTGTGGCAGGGACTGTAGCAGGAACTCCTGCCTGGCGCGGCATCGCGGGGTGCCCGCTGGGGAGACGCCACCCGTGTGTGACCCCTGTCCGGAGCGGCTCCAGAACTGTCCCCGGACTCAACTGTGTGAGGTCCACACGGACTGTTGGCCGTGCCAACTGGGGACGGGCGCTCCGACCTGCCCGAGGACCCCAAAGCCGACCTCCCGCGGGAGGAGCCCCTCGGTGGAGCAGCCCCAGGCTTGCGCGTGCGGAGAGGCCTTTGCGTGGAGGGCCCTGCGGATCCCCCAGGAGCGGCTACAGGCGATGGAGGAGCCCCGTCCGTGTGCCCGGTGCGGGAAGCGCTTCCGCCCCAACCAGCAGCAGCAGACGGGCAAGGGCCCCCCAGTGTGTCCTGAGTGCGGCCAAACCTCGCGACCTTGCCCGGGTGTCCCCAACCCCCCGGCCCAGCGGCTGTACGCTTGCGACGAGTGTGGCAAGGCCTTCACGCGCACCTCCAGCCTGCTGCAGCACCAGCGCATCCACACGGGCGAACGGCCCTACGAGTGTGCCGAGTGCGGCAAGGCCTTCGTGCGCTGCTCCGGCCTGTACCGCCACCAGAAGACGCACTCGGCCGAGCGCCACCGCCGTGGCCCAGTCCTGGCCCGGCGCGCCTTCCGGCTGGGGTGCCCGCCCTGCGGGGACTGCAGCGAGCGGAGTCCCCGACGGGGGTCGGGAGCCGGGGAGAAGCCGTACGAGTGCGCCGACTGCGCCAAGGCCTTCGGGCTGTTCTCGCACCTCGTGGAGCACCGGCGTGTGCACACCGGCGAGAAGCCCTACGCTTGCCCCGAGTGCGGCAAGGCCTTCAACCAGCGCTCGAACCTGAGCCGGCACCAGCGCACGCACAGCAGCGCCAAGCCCTACGCGTGCCCACTGTGCGAAAAGGCCTTCAAGGGCCGCTCGGGCCTGGTGCAACACCAACGCGCGCACACCGGCGAGCGGCCCTACGGCTGCCCCGAGTGCGGCAAGACCTTCCGCGGCTGCTCCGAGCTGCGCCAGCACGAGCGCCTGCACTCGGGCGAGAAGCCCTATATCTGCCGCGACTGCGGCAAAGCTTTCGTGCGCAACTGCAGCCTGGTGCGCCACCTGCGAACGCATACGGGCGAGCGGCCCTACGCGTGCGGGGAGTGCGGCCGCGCCTTCAGCCAACGCTCCAACCTCAACGAGCACCAGAAGCGGCACGCAGGCCGCGCCGCGCCTTGA